A single Dreissena polymorpha isolate Duluth1 chromosome 14, UMN_Dpol_1.0, whole genome shotgun sequence DNA region contains:
- the LOC127857230 gene encoding SH3 domain-binding protein 2-like, translating to MSDGSNHNVKILHEPLRNIGAQDILQVGGKLYDGTLRKRSQLDKLLGSTRWKQRFVVISQGCVYCFKSEYASRPLTAFSLTVYDSAVETEMHGVLNCFEIRHETKDKTPHYFAAETDDKRKAWLGYLNDAIAQAHTFSGEKLSADSDEGIAGCKYKPVNRRSNVPLPPLPTASPSASSARAPLAKASPKSEYDLESEEDDDPYDKVPEQEAPAKPSVTSPTRSGATLPGGVPLLPTTAGLQELSRKRPQTVSKRPPQALPGTYQETHIATDTIGRRTLSLAEPSATPNYINDTVKIDQNIL from the exons ATGAGTGACGGCTCGAACCACAATGTTAAAATTCTACATGAACCCCTGCGAAATATAG GGGCACAGGACATTCTCCAGGTCGGCGGAAAGTTGTATGATGGAACGCTCCGAAAACGCAGCCAACTGGACAAGCTGTTAGGATCAACGAGAT GGAAGCAGCGCTTCGTGGTGATATCCCAGGGCTGCGTGTACTGCTTCAAGAGCGAGTACGCCTCCAGGCCCCTCACCGCCTTTTCCCTGACTGTCTATGACag CGCTGTTGAGACGGAAATGCACGGAGTACTCAATTGCTTTGAAATAAGACACGAAACTAAAGATAAAACCCCGCACTATTTTGCGGCGGAAACAGACGACAAACGAAAG GCCTGGTTGGGATACCTCAATGACGCGATTGCGCAGGCGCACACCTTTTCAGG GGAGAAGTTGTCGGCCGACAGCGACGAAGGCATTGCCGGCTGCAAATACAAGCCAGTTAACCGGAGGTCAAATGTCCCTTTGCCGCCGCTTCCCACGGCTTCTCCTTCCG CCTCGTCAGCCCGAGCACCTTTAGCAAAGGCGTCACCAAAAAGCGAGTACGATCTGGAGTCGGAAGAAGACGATGATCCGTACGACAAAGTGCCTGAGCAAGAGGCTCCAGCCAAACCTTCTGTGACGTCACCGACTAGAAGCGGAGCGACGTTGCCTGGGGGCGTTCCCTTGTTACCAA CGACCGCCGGTCTCCAGGAGCTCTCCCGCAAGCGCCCGCAGACCGTCTCCAAGCGTCCACCACAGGCACTTCCGGGCACTTACCAAGAAACGCACATAGCTACGGACACAATTGGCCGCCGGACATTAAGCCTCGCGGAGCCGTCGGCCACTCCGAACTACATTAATGATACG GTAAAGATTGATCAAAACAtactttaa